In Serinus canaria isolate serCan28SL12 chromosome 5, serCan2020, whole genome shotgun sequence, the following proteins share a genomic window:
- the LOC127059636 gene encoding reticulon-4 receptor-like 2 → MAVSTGPLCPGPYHGPSGPDPPVGSATLDPTVPSDNRVQMQEKAGTQASPTVSDGFRKGTRPPPSSLQNNVIGALRAGTFGPSTVTLWLYSNNISSIQPGTFRHLPALEELDLGDNPHLRVLAPDTFHGLHRLQALHLYRCRLANLPSGIFRGLRSLQYLYLQENGLLYLQDDLFADLANLSHLFLHGNRLRALSEGVFRGLSSLDRLLLHANRLAAIHRRAFGGLARLTILYLFNNSLVALPGDPLAALPSLQFLRLNANPWACDCRARPLWAWFRRTRVSSSPVPCASPPHRRGTDLRHLRPRDFDACPEDDDDDDEDMEDGNGGNGVAVMGTPGRALGRPGTLPAAPPSAFYRDGLPPHDLRGPQPRPPPPSRDSRGPPEDASCPHDPCAPMAAAAPHRPPALLPLLALILPRL, encoded by the exons AGCGACAATCGCGTGCAGATGCAGGAAAAGGCGGGGACACAGGCGTCCCCTACGGTCTCTGATGGCTTCAGGAAGGGGACG CGCCCGCCGCCCTCTTCCCTGCAGAACAACGTCATCGGGGCGCTGCGGGCGGGCACCTTCGGGCCCAGCACCGTCACCCTCTGGCTCTACTCCAACAACATCTCCTCCATCCAGCCGGGCACCTTCCGCCACCTGCCCGCCCTGGAGGAGCTCGACCTGGGTGACAACCCGCACCTCCGCGTCCTGGCCCCCGACACCTTCCACGGCCTCCACCGCCTCCAGGCCCTGCACCTGTACCGGTGCCGGCTGGCCAACCTGCCCAGCGGCATCTTCCGCGGCCTCCGCAGCCTCCAGTACCTCTACCTGCAGGAGAACGGGCTGCTCTACCTCCAG GACGACCTCTTTGCCGACCTGGCCAACCTGAGCCACCTCTTCCTGCACGGCAACCGGCTGCGGGCGCTGTCGGAGGGAGTCTTCCGGGGGCTGTCGAGCCTGGACCGCCTGCTGCTGCACGCCAACCGGCTGGCAGCCATCCACCGCCGCGCCTTCGGGGGGCTGGCGCGCCTCACCATCCTCTACCTGTTCAACAACAGCCTGGTGGCCCTGCCCGGGGACCCGCTGGCCGCGCTGCCCTCGCTCCAGTTCCTGCGCCTCAACGCCAACCCCTGGGCCTGCGACTGCCGTGCGCGCCCGCTCTGGGCCTGGTTCCGCCGCACGCGCGTCTCCAGCTCCCCGGTGCCGTGCGCCAGCCCCCCGCACCGCCGCGGCACCGACCTGCGCCACCTCCGCCCCCGCGACTTCGACGCCTGCCCTGAGGACGACGACGACGACGACGAGGACATGGAAGATGGCAACGGTGGCAACGGGGTGGCGGTGATGGGCACCCCGGGGCGGGCGCTGGGTCGTCCCGGCACCCTCCCGGCCGCGCCGCCCTCCGCCTTCTACCGCGACGGGCTGCCCCCCCACGACCTGCGGGGACCCCAGCCCCGGCCGCCCCCCCCGTCCCGTGACTCCCGCGGGCCCCCCGAGGACGCCAGCTGCCCCCACGACCCCTGCGCCCCCAtggccgccgccgcgccccaCCGGCCCCCcgccctcctgcccctcctggctcTGATCCTGCCCCGACTCTGA